One Salvelinus fontinalis isolate EN_2023a chromosome 27, ASM2944872v1, whole genome shotgun sequence genomic region harbors:
- the esr1 gene encoding estrogen receptor isoform X3 — translation MYPEETRGGGGAAAFNYLDGGYDYTAPAQGPAPLYYSTTPQDAHGPPSDGSMQSLGSSPTGPLVFVSSSPQLSPFLHPPSHHGLPSQSYYLETSSTPLYRSSVVTNQLSASEEKLCIASDRQQSYSAAGSGVRVFEMANETRYCAVCSDFASGYHYGVWSCEGCKAFFKRSIQGHNDYMCPATNQCTMDRNRRKSCQACRLRKCYEVGMVKGGLRKDRGGRILRKDKRYCGPAGDREKPYGDLEHRTAPLQDGGRNSSSLNGGGGWRGPRITMPPEQVLFLLQGAEPPALCSRQKVARPYTEVTMMTLLTSMADKELVHMIAWAKKVPGFQELSLHDQVQLLESSWLEVLMIGLIWRSIHCPGKLIFAQDLILDRSEGDCVEGMAEIFDMLLATVSRFRMLKLKPEEFVCLKAIILLNSGAFSFCSNSVESLHNSSAVESMLNNITDALIHHISHSGASVQQQPRRQAQLLLLLSHIRHMSNKGMEHLYSIKCKNKVPLYDLLLEMLDGHRLQSPGKVAQAGEQTEGPSTTTTTSTGSSIGPMRGSQDIHIRSPGSGVLQYGSPSSDQMPIP, via the exons ATGTACCCTGAGGAGACACGCGGAGGTGGTGGGGCAGCCGCCTTTAACTACCTGGACGGAGGGTATGACTACACAGCCCCTGCCCAAGGCCCGGCCCCCCTCTATTACTCCACCACCCCCCAGGATGCCCACGGACCCCCTTCGGATGGCAGCATGCAGTCCCTGGGCAGCAGTCCCACTGGCCCACTGGTGTTTGTGTCCTCCAGCCCCCAGCTCAGCCCCTTCCTCCACCCCCCAAGCCACCATGGTCTCCCCAGCCAGTCATACTACCTGGAGACCTCTTCCACACCCTTATACAG GTCGAGTGTGGTAACCAATCAGCTATCAGCGTCAGAGGAGAAGCTCTGCATCGCCTCCGATAGGCAGCAGTCGTACAGTGCggcagggtcaggggtcagggtgttTGAGATGGCCAACGAGACGAGGTACTGTGCGGTCTGCAGCGACTTTGCCTCTGGGTACCACTACGGAGTTTGGTCCTGCGAGGGCTGCAAAGCCTTCTTCAAAAGGAGCATCCAAG gTCACAATGACTACATGTGCCCTGCGACTAACCAGTGTACAATGGACAGGAATCGTAGGAAGAGCTGCCAGGCATGCCGACTCAGAAAGTGTTATGAAGTGGGGATGGTGAAAGGAG GCTTGCGTAAGGACCGTGGTGGGCGGATTCTCAGGAAGGATAAGCGGTATTGTGGCCCTGCTGGTGACAGAGAGAAACCCTACGGAGACCTGGAGCACAGGACAGCGCCCCTTCAGGACGGGGGTAGGAACAGCAGCAGCCTTAATGGTGGTGGAGGATGGCGTGGGCCCAGAATCACCATGCCTCCTGAACAG GTGCTGTTCTTGCTGCAGGGGGCAGAGCCTCCGGCCCTGTGTTCTCGTCAGAAGGTGGCCCGCCCCTACACAGAGGTCACCATGATGACCCTGCTCACCAGCATGGCCGACAAGGAGCTGGTGCACATGATCGCTTGGGCTAAGAAAGTACCAG GTTTCCAGGAGCTGTCTCTCCATGACCAGGTGCAGCTGCTGGAGAGTTCCTGGCTGGAGGTGCTGATGATCGGACTCATATGGAGATCCATCCACTGCCCTGGGAAACTCATCTTCGCCCAGGACCTCATACTGGACAG GAGTGAAGGGGACTGTGTGGAGGGTATGGCTGAGATCTTCGACATGCTCCTGGCCACTGTGTCTCGCTTCCGCATGCTCAAACTGAAGCCTGAGGAGTTTGTGTGCCTCAAAGCCATCATCTTGCTCAACTCTG gTGCCTTCTCCTTCTGTTCCAACTCTGTGGAGTCCCTTCACAACAGCTCGGCAGTGGAAAGCATGCTGAACAACATCACTGATGCCCTCATCCACCACATCAGCCATTCAGGAGCCTCTGTGCAGCAGCAGCCCAGACGGCAGGCccagctcctgctcctgctctcaCACATCAGACATATGAG CAACAAAGGCATGGAGCACCTTTACAGCATTAAATGTAAGAACAAAGTGCCTCTGTACGACCTGCTCCTGGAGATGCTGGACGGTCACCGGCTCCAATCCCCAGGCAAAGTGGCCCAAGCTGGGGAACAGACCGAGGGCccctctaccaccactaccacctccACAGGCTCCAGCATAGGGCCGATGCGAGGCAGCCAGGATATCCACATCAGAAGCCCTGGTTCGGGGGTACTCCAGTATGGCTCCCCCAGCTCAGACCAGATGCCCATtccgtga
- the esr1 gene encoding estrogen receptor isoform X2: protein MLVRQSHTQISKPLGAPLRSRTTLESPTISPPKLSPQQPTTPNSNMYPEETRGGGGAAAFNYLDGGYDYTAPAQGPAPLYYSTTPQDAHGPPSDGSMQSLGSSPTGPLVFVSSSPQLSPFLHPPSHHGLPSQSYYLETSSTPLYRSSVVTNQLSASEEKLCIASDRQQSYSAAGSGVRVFEMANETRYCAVCSDFASGYHYGVWSCEGCKAFFKRSIQGLRKDRGGRILRKDKRYCGPAGDREKPYGDLEHRTAPLQDGGRNSSSLNGGGGWRGPRITMPPEQVLFLLQGAEPPALCSRQKVARPYTEVTMMTLLTSMADKELVHMIAWAKKVPGFQELSLHDQVQLLESSWLEVLMIGLIWRSIHCPGKLIFAQDLILDRSEGDCVEGMAEIFDMLLATVSRFRMLKLKPEEFVCLKAIILLNSGAFSFCSNSVESLHNSSAVESMLNNITDALIHHISHSGASVQQQPRRQAQLLLLLSHIRHMSNKGMEHLYSIKCKNKVPLYDLLLEMLDGHRLQSPGKVAQAGEQTEGPSTTTTTSTGSSIGPMRGSQDIHIRSPGSGVLQYGSPSSDQMPIP from the exons ATGCTGGTCAGACAGTCCCATACGCAGATTTCCAAACCTCTCGGAGCTCCTCTCAGATCCCGAACGACCCTGGAGAGCCCCACCATCTCCCCCCCAAAACTCTCACCACAGCAGCCGACCACCCCCAACAGCAACATGTACCCTGAGGAGACACGCGGAGGTGGTGGGGCAGCCGCCTTTAACTACCTGGACGGAGGGTATGACTACACAGCCCCTGCCCAAGGCCCGGCCCCCCTCTATTACTCCACCACCCCCCAGGATGCCCACGGACCCCCTTCGGATGGCAGCATGCAGTCCCTGGGCAGCAGTCCCACTGGCCCACTGGTGTTTGTGTCCTCCAGCCCCCAGCTCAGCCCCTTCCTCCACCCCCCAAGCCACCATGGTCTCCCCAGCCAGTCATACTACCTGGAGACCTCTTCCACACCCTTATACAG GTCGAGTGTGGTAACCAATCAGCTATCAGCGTCAGAGGAGAAGCTCTGCATCGCCTCCGATAGGCAGCAGTCGTACAGTGCggcagggtcaggggtcagggtgttTGAGATGGCCAACGAGACGAGGTACTGTGCGGTCTGCAGCGACTTTGCCTCTGGGTACCACTACGGAGTTTGGTCCTGCGAGGGCTGCAAAGCCTTCTTCAAAAGGAGCATCCAAG GCTTGCGTAAGGACCGTGGTGGGCGGATTCTCAGGAAGGATAAGCGGTATTGTGGCCCTGCTGGTGACAGAGAGAAACCCTACGGAGACCTGGAGCACAGGACAGCGCCCCTTCAGGACGGGGGTAGGAACAGCAGCAGCCTTAATGGTGGTGGAGGATGGCGTGGGCCCAGAATCACCATGCCTCCTGAACAG GTGCTGTTCTTGCTGCAGGGGGCAGAGCCTCCGGCCCTGTGTTCTCGTCAGAAGGTGGCCCGCCCCTACACAGAGGTCACCATGATGACCCTGCTCACCAGCATGGCCGACAAGGAGCTGGTGCACATGATCGCTTGGGCTAAGAAAGTACCAG GTTTCCAGGAGCTGTCTCTCCATGACCAGGTGCAGCTGCTGGAGAGTTCCTGGCTGGAGGTGCTGATGATCGGACTCATATGGAGATCCATCCACTGCCCTGGGAAACTCATCTTCGCCCAGGACCTCATACTGGACAG GAGTGAAGGGGACTGTGTGGAGGGTATGGCTGAGATCTTCGACATGCTCCTGGCCACTGTGTCTCGCTTCCGCATGCTCAAACTGAAGCCTGAGGAGTTTGTGTGCCTCAAAGCCATCATCTTGCTCAACTCTG gTGCCTTCTCCTTCTGTTCCAACTCTGTGGAGTCCCTTCACAACAGCTCGGCAGTGGAAAGCATGCTGAACAACATCACTGATGCCCTCATCCACCACATCAGCCATTCAGGAGCCTCTGTGCAGCAGCAGCCCAGACGGCAGGCccagctcctgctcctgctctcaCACATCAGACATATGAG CAACAAAGGCATGGAGCACCTTTACAGCATTAAATGTAAGAACAAAGTGCCTCTGTACGACCTGCTCCTGGAGATGCTGGACGGTCACCGGCTCCAATCCCCAGGCAAAGTGGCCCAAGCTGGGGAACAGACCGAGGGCccctctaccaccactaccacctccACAGGCTCCAGCATAGGGCCGATGCGAGGCAGCCAGGATATCCACATCAGAAGCCCTGGTTCGGGGGTACTCCAGTATGGCTCCCCCAGCTCAGACCAGATGCCCATtccgtga
- the esr1 gene encoding estrogen receptor isoform X1, whose translation MLVRQSHTQISKPLGAPLRSRTTLESPTISPPKLSPQQPTTPNSNMYPEETRGGGGAAAFNYLDGGYDYTAPAQGPAPLYYSTTPQDAHGPPSDGSMQSLGSSPTGPLVFVSSSPQLSPFLHPPSHHGLPSQSYYLETSSTPLYRSSVVTNQLSASEEKLCIASDRQQSYSAAGSGVRVFEMANETRYCAVCSDFASGYHYGVWSCEGCKAFFKRSIQGHNDYMCPATNQCTMDRNRRKSCQACRLRKCYEVGMVKGGLRKDRGGRILRKDKRYCGPAGDREKPYGDLEHRTAPLQDGGRNSSSLNGGGGWRGPRITMPPEQVLFLLQGAEPPALCSRQKVARPYTEVTMMTLLTSMADKELVHMIAWAKKVPGFQELSLHDQVQLLESSWLEVLMIGLIWRSIHCPGKLIFAQDLILDRSEGDCVEGMAEIFDMLLATVSRFRMLKLKPEEFVCLKAIILLNSGAFSFCSNSVESLHNSSAVESMLNNITDALIHHISHSGASVQQQPRRQAQLLLLLSHIRHMSNKGMEHLYSIKCKNKVPLYDLLLEMLDGHRLQSPGKVAQAGEQTEGPSTTTTTSTGSSIGPMRGSQDIHIRSPGSGVLQYGSPSSDQMPIP comes from the exons ATGCTGGTCAGACAGTCCCATACGCAGATTTCCAAACCTCTCGGAGCTCCTCTCAGATCCCGAACGACCCTGGAGAGCCCCACCATCTCCCCCCCAAAACTCTCACCACAGCAGCCGACCACCCCCAACAGCAACATGTACCCTGAGGAGACACGCGGAGGTGGTGGGGCAGCCGCCTTTAACTACCTGGACGGAGGGTATGACTACACAGCCCCTGCCCAAGGCCCGGCCCCCCTCTATTACTCCACCACCCCCCAGGATGCCCACGGACCCCCTTCGGATGGCAGCATGCAGTCCCTGGGCAGCAGTCCCACTGGCCCACTGGTGTTTGTGTCCTCCAGCCCCCAGCTCAGCCCCTTCCTCCACCCCCCAAGCCACCATGGTCTCCCCAGCCAGTCATACTACCTGGAGACCTCTTCCACACCCTTATACAG GTCGAGTGTGGTAACCAATCAGCTATCAGCGTCAGAGGAGAAGCTCTGCATCGCCTCCGATAGGCAGCAGTCGTACAGTGCggcagggtcaggggtcagggtgttTGAGATGGCCAACGAGACGAGGTACTGTGCGGTCTGCAGCGACTTTGCCTCTGGGTACCACTACGGAGTTTGGTCCTGCGAGGGCTGCAAAGCCTTCTTCAAAAGGAGCATCCAAG gTCACAATGACTACATGTGCCCTGCGACTAACCAGTGTACAATGGACAGGAATCGTAGGAAGAGCTGCCAGGCATGCCGACTCAGAAAGTGTTATGAAGTGGGGATGGTGAAAGGAG GCTTGCGTAAGGACCGTGGTGGGCGGATTCTCAGGAAGGATAAGCGGTATTGTGGCCCTGCTGGTGACAGAGAGAAACCCTACGGAGACCTGGAGCACAGGACAGCGCCCCTTCAGGACGGGGGTAGGAACAGCAGCAGCCTTAATGGTGGTGGAGGATGGCGTGGGCCCAGAATCACCATGCCTCCTGAACAG GTGCTGTTCTTGCTGCAGGGGGCAGAGCCTCCGGCCCTGTGTTCTCGTCAGAAGGTGGCCCGCCCCTACACAGAGGTCACCATGATGACCCTGCTCACCAGCATGGCCGACAAGGAGCTGGTGCACATGATCGCTTGGGCTAAGAAAGTACCAG GTTTCCAGGAGCTGTCTCTCCATGACCAGGTGCAGCTGCTGGAGAGTTCCTGGCTGGAGGTGCTGATGATCGGACTCATATGGAGATCCATCCACTGCCCTGGGAAACTCATCTTCGCCCAGGACCTCATACTGGACAG GAGTGAAGGGGACTGTGTGGAGGGTATGGCTGAGATCTTCGACATGCTCCTGGCCACTGTGTCTCGCTTCCGCATGCTCAAACTGAAGCCTGAGGAGTTTGTGTGCCTCAAAGCCATCATCTTGCTCAACTCTG gTGCCTTCTCCTTCTGTTCCAACTCTGTGGAGTCCCTTCACAACAGCTCGGCAGTGGAAAGCATGCTGAACAACATCACTGATGCCCTCATCCACCACATCAGCCATTCAGGAGCCTCTGTGCAGCAGCAGCCCAGACGGCAGGCccagctcctgctcctgctctcaCACATCAGACATATGAG CAACAAAGGCATGGAGCACCTTTACAGCATTAAATGTAAGAACAAAGTGCCTCTGTACGACCTGCTCCTGGAGATGCTGGACGGTCACCGGCTCCAATCCCCAGGCAAAGTGGCCCAAGCTGGGGAACAGACCGAGGGCccctctaccaccactaccacctccACAGGCTCCAGCATAGGGCCGATGCGAGGCAGCCAGGATATCCACATCAGAAGCCCTGGTTCGGGGGTACTCCAGTATGGCTCCCCCAGCTCAGACCAGATGCCCATtccgtga